The window ATAATTCACAAATAACGACCTTCATAAACTTGTTTGTATATAAAGTGGGGATATATAATTACTCCTAGTATTCTTTAATTGCCATAAGTAAATACGGGAAGTTTCACACATCAGTTCTGATCCCTGCTTCGATGATTCTGCTCgttgatttataattatgttGAATGGTAGGGTGTTGCTGGGCATTTTCCACAGTGGCAGCAATAGAAGGAATTATAAAGCTTCAGACAGGTAACTTAATATCATTATCAGAGCAACAGCTTGTGGACTGTACTGCTGGAAATAACAGCTGTCAAGGTGGTGTCATGGACACTGCTTTCCGATATATTATACGAAACGGAGGGCTAACAAGTGAAGATAATTACCCCTACCAAGGAGTAGATGGCACTTGCAATAGCGAGGAGGCAGCATCTACTGAAGCACAAATAACTGGGTATGAAGACGTGCCAAAGAATAATGAAAACGCTCTCCTGCAGGCTGTGGCCAAACAGCCAGTATCTGTCGCTGTTGACGGTGGTGGGAACGATTTCCGGTTTTATAAAAGTGGTGTCTTCGAAGGGGATTGTGGGACAGACCTAAACCACGCGGTTACTGCAATTGGATATGGTACTGACAGTGATGGGACTGATTATTGGTTGGTAAAGAATTCGTGGGGAACCAGTTGGGGTGACAGTGGGTATATGAAGATGCGAAGAGGCATCGGTTCAAGCGAAGGCCTATGTGGCGTTGCCATGGATGCTTCTTATCCAACTGCATGAGTAAACGTTAAGGGTTGTGTGATTAATATTAAACTAAATAGTCAAAAATATATACTACGTGATTATAGTTAAGGTTTGGAAAGTTTGTAAACACACTTGTGTGTGTTTCTCAATGCGGTAGCTTTTAcgattatgatttgaaaaaaataggtttaagaaaatcacttttaattattgttggttGTGTTCAAATAcgtattttgttaaaaatacggttgaaattattattaaataaaaaataattaaaaggtgtttggttaaaactgttgttgaaaatattgttaataataaaatgacattaTTATGCATGGGATTATTAATACGTCATTAACACAACAGTGCGATATTAAGATCCTATTTtcattgttccattaaactagcTGTAATCTCATCATGAACATAATCCATTTGAGAAGGTCTCTGATATCCGTTGCTTTGCTAGCCTGTAACAACATCAGTTAAaaaatcttctcttctctaGAGCTAACATTCGAGTTATTACAGACTTGAAACTTGGTTGGCTGTGTTAGTTGATATGCTCAAGGTATTGAAAGTTTGTTAGTTACCGATATTAAGATCCTGTTTGCAGCTTCGTCGACATTAGTAGATTATGGAGCCCTTGTGTTTTGTATCTTATAAGAACATAATTGATGTTGCATATTTTGTGAGGTTTTGGGATGATAACATAtatgttaaatatttaatataattattattatgctaGGAATTCTATGAGATGTTGGGTTTAAATATTAGTTAAATCCATGATTACCTAATGTAGAATTTTTCGTTGATacttgtcgcacgtgtgcggcgtcatGATGATCGTCTACTTTGTTGGTTTGGGTATTTATCCAGGTAATCGGGAAAATGGAGCAGATAacaaattcttgtcttttatccgTGGAAAGCACGAATGGGAgccgccacctagtattttggttactaga of the Populus nigra chromosome 7, ddPopNigr1.1, whole genome shotgun sequence genome contains:
- the LOC133700037 gene encoding senescence-specific cysteine protease SAG12-like — encoded protein: MAAKKCTTRIFLPFLLILAAWATKIACRPLDEQEYMLKRHEEWMAQHGRVYGDMKEKEKRYLIFKENVERIEAFNNGSDRGYKLGVNKFADLTNEEFRAMYHGYKRQSSKLMSSSFRYENLSDIPTSMDWRNDGAVTPVKDQGTCGCCWAFSTVAAIEGIIKLQTGNLISLSEQQLVDCTAGNNSCQGGVMDTAFRYIIRNGGLTSEDNYPYQGVDGTCNSEEAASTEAQITGYEDVPKNNENALLQAVAKQPVSVAVDGGGNDFRFYKSGVFEGDCGTDLNHAVTAIGYGTDSDGTDYWLVKNSWGTSWGDSGYMKMRRGIGSSEGLCGVAMDASYPTA